The SAR324 cluster bacterium region TAAGCCAGCTGGAGGCATTCGCACTGCCAAACAGGCACTTGATTGGCTAGTGTTGGTTCGAGAAGAGCTCGGTTTCGATGCTCAACAGCCCGACCGTTTTCGCTTTGGTGCCAGTGGATTATTGACCGATATTGAACGCCAACTTGAACATCGTGTGACAGGGCGATACGCCACCGCTGCCCGACAACCCCTCTGCTGATCTCCAATGAGTGACTTAGTGACTTTGTTCCAAAAATTGGATTATGGCCCCGCTCCAGAAAGTGACCAACCAGCCCAACAATGGCTGGAGAGCCATAATCGCAGCTTTGGCTTCTATCTCAATGGCAATTGGGAGATGCCCCAAGATGGTGAGCTAATTTCTGTGGAAAACCCTGCCACTGGTGAACAACTAGCCACTTGTCGGCAAGCCGGTTCCAGAGAAATTGCACAGGCATTATCAGGGGCTAGGGAAGCGCAACCCAAGTGGGAGAAACTAACTGGTCATCAACGGGCAAAATACCTTTATGCATTCGCTCGGGAAATGCAGCAGCATTCACGAGTACTTTCGGTGCTGGAGACACTTGATAACGGCAAGCCATTTCGAGAATCACGTGACATCGACATCCCGTTGGCAGTAAGGCATTTTTATCATCATGCGGGTTGGGCTCAGTTAGTTGAGGAAGAGTATCCCCAGCACGTTGCTACAGGAGTGGTAGGGCAGATCATACCCTGGAATTTCCCTTTGTTGATGCTCGCCTGGAAAGTTGCTCCAGCCCTAGCCTGTGGGAACACTGTTCTTCTCAAACCAGCGGAACAAACGCCGTTGACAGCACTATGGTTTGCAGAATGTTGTCATCGGATTGGCTTGCCTGCTGGGGTGTTTCAATTGCTCACTGGAGATGCACAGACGGGTGAGGAGTTGATCTGCAGCAAGGGTCTCGACAAAATTGCCTTCACTGGTTCCACCTCTGTTGGGAAACGCATTCGGGAATTGACCGCAGACTCAGATTGTAAATTATCGTTGGAACTCGGTGGCAAATCTCCTTTCATCGTTTTCGAAGATGCAGATCTGGATGCTGCTGTAGAAGGGGTAGTTGATGCGATATGGCTGAATCAAGGAGAGGTCTGTTGCGCTGGCTCACGGTTATTGCTTCAAGAGAGCATTGCCGCAAAAATGGTTGGAAAATTAAAACAGCGCATGCAGCAACTGCGTGTTGGTAATCCGCTGGATAAAGCAATCGATATCGGATCATTGATTAGCAAAATCCAATTGGAGCGTGTAAAAAGACTGACTACTGAAGGCGCTAAGACCGGAGCAACTCTCTGGCAGCCTCAAATTAGTTTGCCTGAAAAGGGCTGCTACTTTGCTCCAACTCTTGCCATTGATGTGGATCCTTCCTCTGTTCTTGCTCAAGAAGAGATTTTTGGACCAGTAGCAGCCACCATGACGTTCCGAACCCCAAGTGAAGCTCTTGAATTAGCAAACAACACCATGTATGGGC contains the following coding sequences:
- a CDS encoding aldehyde dehydrogenase family protein, translated to MSDLVTLFQKLDYGPAPESDQPAQQWLESHNRSFGFYLNGNWEMPQDGELISVENPATGEQLATCRQAGSREIAQALSGAREAQPKWEKLTGHQRAKYLYAFAREMQQHSRVLSVLETLDNGKPFRESRDIDIPLAVRHFYHHAGWAQLVEEEYPQHVATGVVGQIIPWNFPLLMLAWKVAPALACGNTVLLKPAEQTPLTALWFAECCHRIGLPAGVFQLLTGDAQTGEELICSKGLDKIAFTGSTSVGKRIRELTADSDCKLSLELGGKSPFIVFEDADLDAAVEGVVDAIWLNQGEVCCAGSRLLLQESIAAKMVGKLKQRMQQLRVGNPLDKAIDIGSLISKIQLERVKRLTTEGAKTGATLWQPQISLPEKGCYFAPTLAIDVDPSSVLAQEEIFGPVAATMTFRTPSEALELANNTMYGLAASVWSENINQALHLVPSLQAGVVWVNCTNQFDAACGFGGYRESGYGREGGREGLLEYMKPKLTAFTGKKLKRPDVQGLSHTTTLEGSEIHRTAKFFIAGRQTRPDGGTVRPVWNKDGLLVGTVGQGNRKDLRNAVEAAQNASSWSKSSGHLR